One genomic region from Salmonirosea aquatica encodes:
- a CDS encoding ATP-binding protein codes for MNTAFNSYIKDIFIEVPNYKYNHKPFSSDASRNESHIFIGREKLKSNFLHILKNGSKNGAYLVTGYRGMGKTSLVNNVVSTYAKERKEDEVKPIKISLAQSKLEETDVLRYILKILHENIREERLKYYMPFIDYRSLLFAIFSFFTGLIILYNFKLGFEINDLKDYLKESLSFWGIVFIVLCIVSFVLIYTLAKYLLEALNTFVNEYGKLEFQLLSIITIGFALEIHQMGFLYTNIFIFIFVSYIVFMIFLLMIFYINNYKKYIKYIIYSKN; via the coding sequence ATGAACACGGCATTTAATTCTTATATAAAAGATATCTTTATTGAAGTACCAAATTATAAATACAATCATAAGCCATTTTCATCGGATGCATCAAGAAATGAAAGTCACATTTTTATAGGCCGTGAAAAGTTAAAATCAAATTTTCTTCATATATTAAAAAATGGGAGTAAAAATGGCGCATATCTTGTTACTGGCTATCGAGGCATGGGCAAGACAAGTTTAGTAAATAATGTTGTAAGTACCTACGCGAAAGAAAGAAAAGAGGATGAAGTTAAACCGATAAAAATAAGCTTGGCACAATCAAAATTGGAAGAAACAGATGTATTAAGATATATCCTAAAAATATTACATGAAAATATTAGAGAAGAACGATTAAAGTATTATATGCCTTTTATAGATTATCGATCGTTACTTTTTGCAATTTTTAGTTTTTTTACAGGATTAATAATATTGTATAATTTCAAGCTGGGGTTTGAAATCAATGATTTGAAAGATTATTTAAAAGAAAGTTTAAGTTTTTGGGGTATAGTATTTATAGTTTTATGTATAGTAAGCTTTGTTTTAATATATACACTGGCAAAATATTTGTTAGAAGCATTAAATACTTTTGTTAATGAATATGGAAAATTAGAATTTCAATTATTATCAATTATAACAATTGGATTTGCATTAGAAATTCATCAAATGGGTTTTCTTTATACAAATATATTTATATTTATATTTGTATCATATATTGTGTTCATGATTTTTTTATTA
- a CDS encoding type I restriction endonuclease subunit R has translation MANYISENDIEAACCAVLMDELHYDEHLNLWQLPNDGNTAFGRTDAADLVRLGTLRASVRKLNIGISEKVLAEAVQEITKSRAHLSLFEANREITSLLRDGHEVPNAKGDYTKERVRYVDFNKPGANHFCVVQQLTIRGKATRRPDLIVYINGLPMVFVELKNAIESTQQAYTKNLSDYRRDIPTLFHYNMVVVLSNSIDTKVGSHTADYEQVFNWEKIADETETPVLETEIDLLRVLRGLFQKYVLIDLLENFVLFYANWAKIVAKNYQYLGVNNALESFRQRDQNNGKLGVFWHTQGSGKSFSMAFFTEKIRRKVRGQFKFVIVTDREDLEVQIYKTYVRSQLIETGQGSGKQSEARFRVPTGAFLPKMLTDASTYVFTLINKFRVNPKDKGLPYPKITDSKDIVVLVDEAHRSQYAEMGENMHRGLPNANYIAFTGTPLLDADEKTKEWFGDYVSRYDFADNVADGSTVRIFYQNRVPKVLLQNDTLNEEYAEIIEDEDLSDEQQERLTRQYANVTTVITDNDRLETIAKDIVEHFPERGYLGKGMVISIDKFTALKMHDKVKRHWEDRIKELRGQINKLPAGSAERAQLETKRRWMRETEMCVVVSYEADEDSKFSKAVLDMRPHRAIMNRTWGDDHETIEDRFRNPADKLRLVFVCSKWLTGFDAPSVSTLYLDKPMQNHTLMQTIARANRVAPALKSDGSVAVETDDFADSHEKKAGIVVDYIGVFTRLEKALAKYGRSSEGKSTYPAELFDDLLKYLDAAIDVAVEFMHSQGLDITQLTDSTQTFDQLTNFQAFADSLSRTEELKKEFSVFQNAISSFYEACRPEILTERLLPPSPNKGKYKRTKEVIEYLRKIISRRMDETGDYDQAKIKADQLIDESIISMGYTIQSLAEIDLSDVDFDALQQRFKAKPYKHLAITDMVDFLRGQVQKLLNRNVNRVDLAQKLNDIIANYNNVSSDVEAFFKALKEYAEQLREEEKRAAAEGLTEEELEIFDLLFKDELSQADKDKVKRAAQHLLQKLQDVDTRKTVLTVDWYKDVMLQGRVKKLLGDILDKELPNSYDTQQFTEKRDTVYQHVYKLAAQGQRYWA, from the coding sequence GTGGCCAACTACATTTCTGAAAACGACATAGAAGCCGCCTGCTGTGCGGTGCTCATGGATGAGCTGCACTACGACGAGCACCTAAACCTTTGGCAGCTTCCCAACGATGGAAATACGGCCTTCGGCCGCACCGATGCTGCCGACCTGGTCCGGCTGGGTACCCTGCGGGCCAGTGTGCGGAAGCTGAATATCGGCATTTCGGAAAAGGTGCTGGCGGAAGCCGTGCAGGAAATCACCAAAAGCCGGGCGCACCTGAGCTTGTTTGAAGCCAACCGGGAAATCACTTCCCTGCTGCGCGACGGCCACGAGGTACCCAACGCCAAGGGCGATTATACCAAAGAGCGGGTGCGGTACGTCGACTTCAATAAACCCGGGGCTAATCATTTCTGCGTGGTGCAGCAGCTCACCATCCGGGGCAAAGCTACCCGTCGGCCCGACCTGATCGTATACATCAACGGGCTGCCGATGGTGTTTGTAGAACTGAAAAATGCCATTGAATCCACCCAGCAAGCCTACACCAAAAACCTGAGCGACTACCGGCGCGACATCCCCACGCTGTTTCATTACAACATGGTGGTGGTCCTTTCCAACTCCATCGACACCAAGGTAGGCAGCCACACGGCCGATTACGAACAGGTTTTCAACTGGGAGAAAATCGCCGACGAAACCGAAACGCCGGTTCTCGAAACCGAAATCGACCTGTTGCGCGTTCTGCGCGGATTATTCCAGAAATACGTCCTGATCGACCTGCTGGAAAACTTCGTGCTGTTCTACGCCAACTGGGCCAAGATCGTGGCCAAGAACTACCAGTATCTGGGCGTCAACAATGCCCTGGAATCCTTCCGCCAGCGCGACCAGAACAACGGTAAATTGGGGGTATTCTGGCACACCCAGGGCAGCGGCAAAAGCTTTTCGATGGCTTTCTTCACCGAGAAGATCCGGCGCAAAGTCAGGGGCCAGTTCAAGTTCGTGATCGTAACGGACCGCGAGGATTTGGAGGTTCAGATTTACAAAACCTACGTCCGGTCGCAACTTATTGAAACAGGACAAGGAAGTGGAAAACAAAGCGAGGCCCGATTTCGGGTACCCACGGGCGCTTTTCTACCCAAGATGCTGACCGACGCTTCGACCTATGTTTTCACGCTAATCAACAAGTTTCGCGTCAATCCGAAAGACAAAGGGTTGCCTTACCCCAAGATTACCGACAGCAAGGATATTGTGGTGCTGGTGGACGAAGCCCACCGGAGCCAGTACGCCGAGATGGGCGAAAACATGCACCGTGGCCTGCCCAATGCCAATTACATTGCATTCACGGGAACGCCCCTGCTCGATGCCGACGAGAAAACCAAAGAATGGTTTGGCGACTACGTCAGCCGGTACGACTTCGCCGACAACGTGGCCGATGGCTCCACGGTGCGGATTTTCTACCAGAACCGGGTACCTAAGGTCCTCTTGCAAAACGACACGCTGAACGAAGAATACGCCGAAATCATCGAAGACGAAGACCTGAGCGACGAGCAGCAGGAGCGGCTCACCCGGCAGTATGCCAACGTAACCACCGTTATAACCGACAATGACCGGCTGGAAACCATCGCTAAAGATATTGTGGAGCATTTCCCCGAGCGGGGGTACCTGGGCAAGGGGATGGTCATTTCGATTGACAAGTTTACCGCCTTGAAGATGCACGACAAAGTAAAGCGGCACTGGGAGGATCGGATTAAGGAACTTCGGGGGCAAATCAACAAGCTGCCGGCCGGCTCGGCCGAACGGGCCCAACTGGAAACCAAACGCCGGTGGATGCGTGAAACTGAAATGTGCGTCGTCGTTTCCTACGAAGCCGACGAAGATAGCAAATTCAGTAAAGCCGTTCTGGATATGCGGCCCCACCGGGCCATAATGAATAGGACGTGGGGCGACGACCACGAAACCATCGAAGACCGGTTCCGGAATCCGGCCGACAAGTTGCGGTTGGTGTTTGTCTGCTCCAAGTGGCTGACGGGTTTCGACGCTCCGTCCGTTTCGACGCTATACCTGGACAAGCCTATGCAGAACCACACCCTCATGCAGACTATCGCGCGGGCCAACCGCGTAGCCCCCGCCTTAAAAAGCGACGGCAGCGTGGCAGTGGAAACGGACGATTTTGCAGACAGCCACGAAAAAAAGGCGGGAATTGTGGTGGACTACATTGGTGTATTTACCCGCTTGGAGAAGGCCTTGGCCAAATATGGCCGTTCTTCAGAGGGGAAAAGCACCTATCCCGCTGAATTATTCGACGACCTGTTGAAGTACCTGGATGCGGCTATTGATGTGGCGGTTGAATTCATGCATAGTCAGGGATTGGACATCACGCAGCTAACCGACAGCACCCAAACTTTCGATCAGTTGACCAATTTTCAGGCGTTTGCGGATAGCCTGTCGCGTACCGAAGAATTGAAAAAGGAATTTTCAGTCTTCCAAAACGCCATCAGTTCATTTTATGAGGCCTGCCGCCCTGAAATCCTCACTGAACGACTGCTGCCCCCGTCGCCCAACAAGGGCAAATACAAACGCACGAAGGAAGTTATCGAGTACCTCCGTAAAATCATCAGTCGCCGGATGGATGAAACGGGAGATTACGACCAGGCCAAGATCAAAGCGGATCAACTCATTGACGAGTCCATTATCTCCATGGGCTACACCATTCAGTCCCTGGCCGAAATCGACCTGAGCGACGTAGACTTTGACGCGTTGCAGCAAAGGTTCAAAGCCAAACCCTACAAGCACCTGGCCATAACCGATATGGTTGATTTTCTCAGGGGTCAGGTACAGAAACTGCTGAATAGAAATGTGAATCGGGTGGATTTGGCCCAGAAGCTCAATGACATTATCGCCAACTACAACAATGTCAGCAGCGATGTGGAAGCTTTTTTCAAGGCTTTGAAGGAATACGCCGAGCAACTGCGCGAAGAAGAAAAGCGGGCCGCCGCCGAAGGGCTCACCGAGGAAGAGCTAGAAATCTTCGACCTGCTATTCAAAGACGAACTGAGCCAGGCGGACAAAGACAAAGTGAAACGGGCCGCGCAGCACCTACTGCAAAAATTACAGGATGTTGACACCCGAAAAACGGTGTTAACTGTGGACTGGTATAAAGACGTGATGTTGCAGGGGCGGGTAAAAAAGCTGCTGGGAGACATTCTCGACAAAGAGTTGCCAAACTCCTACGACACCCAGCAATTCACCGAGAAGCGGGACACCGTATACCAACACGTTTACAAACTAGCAGCGCAAGGACAGCGGTACTGGGCGTAA